The DNA sequence ATTTCCTTGGCGTATTTCTCCTTGCACATGATCATCCCCGCGCGCGGGCCCCGGAGCGTCTTGTGGGTCGTTGTGGTGACAAAATCGCAGTTCGGCACGGGACTCGGATGCAATCCCGTTGCGACGAACCCGGCAATATGCGCGATATCAGCCAGGACAACTGCACCGACATCGTGGGCAATCGCGGCGATGCGATCAAAATCAATAATGCGGGGATAGGCACTGGCTCCACAAACGATCATTTTCGGTTTATGTTCGTGCGCCAGGCGTTCCAGTTCGTCATAATCAATCTGCTCGGTATCGCGCCGGACGCCATAGGGGATGACGGTGAAGTATTTGCCGGAAAAATTGAGCGGGTGGCCGTGAGTCAGGTGTCCGCCATGCGAAAGGTTCATCCCTAGAATTGTGTCGCCGGGCTGGAGCATGGCGATGTAGACGGCCATATTGGCCTGCGAGCCGGAGTAGGGCTGGACGTTGACATGTTCGGCGCCAAACAGCTCCTTGGCGCGAGCGATGGCCAGCGACTCGACCACATCAACAAATTCGCAGCCTCCGTAGTATCGCCTTCCGGGATAGCCTTCGGCATATTTGTTGGTGAAGACCGATCCCATCGCTTCCAGGACGGCCTCGCTGACGAAATTCTCCGAAGCGATCAGTTCCAGGCCCCGCGACTGTCGCAGCGTTTCATCGGCGATGGCGCGGGCCACCTCGGGGTCCACCTCGGATAAAGGACGCATCCGCTTATCGTCGCTCATCGCTCACTCAGCCTCTTCAAGTTCCTTCACGCAGGCAATACTAATGCAAGGGGAAAGCGATGACAAGAACTTCCTTACGTCGCGGCGGGGAAGGGCATCTGTTTCTTCCGTCGCGCCGCCAACCCCAGGAAAGCCCGACAAAGTTCGACAAAAGCCTGGAACGCCGGCGACGGGACCTCCATCCTGCGATAGGCCAGACCCAGTTCCCACCGTTGTTTGAGCCCCCGGATGGGGATGGCGCGGAGCCGTCCGTCTTTGACCTCCCGATGCACCGTCAGCCAGGGAAGGATGCTGATGCCCAGCCCATGTTCAACCATCTTCTTGATGGCTTCATCGCGGTTGAGTTCCATGGCGATGCGCGGCTTGAGCCCTGCTTTCTCAAAAAAGGCATCAATGAGTCGGCGGCGATTTCCTCCTTTTTCGCTCAGGATCAGAGCATCCGTGGCCAGGTGGTGGGCCGTTACATGCCGCGCCGTAGCTAGCGGATGGGAGGGCGGAACAACAGCCACCAGCCGGTCACCGTAAAGCGGCTCGGTTTCGATCATCGGAGCATCTACGGGCAATGAAATGAGACCAACATCCAGACGTCCGTCGAGGATGCGACGGACGATCGCTTCGCTTGTGCCCCCGAAGACAACGATATCGAGCAGGGGGAAGTGTTTCTTCAGTTCGCTGAGAATTTCCGGAAGCGGATGAATGCTGATCATCGTCGAGGCGGTTCCGATGCGCAGCAGCGTCCGTTCGCTTTGCGTCAGGCGAGCGATCTCCGCCCGTGCCTCATCATGGGCTTTAAGAATCGTCTCGGCGTGTTTGAGGAGAACCTGACCGACGGGAGTCAGGACCACCTGGTTCTTCAACC is a window from the Blastocatellia bacterium genome containing:
- the glyA gene encoding serine hydroxymethyltransferase translates to MRPLSEVDPEVARAIADETLRQSRGLELIASENFVSEAVLEAMGSVFTNKYAEGYPGRRYYGGCEFVDVVESLAIARAKELFGAEHVNVQPYSGSQANMAVYIAMLQPGDTILGMNLSHGGHLTHGHPLNFSGKYFTVIPYGVRRDTEQIDYDELERLAHEHKPKMIVCGASAYPRIIDFDRIAAIAHDVGAVVLADIAHIAGFVATGLHPSPVPNCDFVTTTTHKTLRGPRAGMIMCKEKYAKEIDRAVFPCVQGGPHVHIIAAKAVCFKEALEPDFKEYQLQVIKNAKALAEGLAEAGFRIVSGGTDNHLVLVDVFSRGLTGKQAEHALELAGITVNKNTIPFDTNPPMIASGIRLGTPAVTTRGMKEPEMRLIAQLIAEVLSEPESEEVRRSVQSRVQELTDRFPLYRHRIG
- a CDS encoding LysR family transcriptional regulator, whose translation is MELRLLKTFKAVAEAGSFTRAGQRVNLSQAAVSFQIKALEEEIGARLFARLKNQVVLTPVGQVLLKHAETILKAHDEARAEIARLTQSERTLLRIGTASTMISIHPLPEILSELKKHFPLLDIVVFGGTSEAIVRRILDGRLDVGLISLPVDAPMIETEPLYGDRLVAVVPPSHPLATARHVTAHHLATDALILSEKGGNRRRLIDAFFEKAGLKPRIAMELNRDEAIKKMVEHGLGISILPWLTVHREVKDGRLRAIPIRGLKQRWELGLAYRRMEVPSPAFQAFVELCRAFLGLAARRKKQMPFPAAT